The region ACGATCAACAAAATACATTTTTCACCCTCCGCATATCTTGCTCATTTAACTATATCATAAGAACCAATACATGTTATAGTAAAACAAAACTGCATGGAGTGAGTTATATGGATGAAAAATTCAATATACTAAAAGATGAAACACATACAAAAGAAGTCCGTTATATCAACTTTAAGGGTGATCTGCAACGCTATGACTTTGTTCTCATAAAGCACGAAGATGATCCAGCCAAGCATATTATTATCTATTTGCAGAAAAATCGTTTTGCGTTTTTGGGACTGGAGGATCTCGATAAAGAGGGCGAAATCGAGCACTTTTTTCATGAGACGGAGATGGAAGCGGATGAGATTCGGGAGTTTTTAAGGGGAGTGTTGTAAAAGACAGGGAAGATGCTATTTGGCACCTTCCCTGTTACCTACCTTTGTATGAAAAGTCTGCTTGTTACTGAAGTTAATCGTTATCTCTTAGATCTTCACGTTCGTCATAAGCCTTATCCCGAACGTTTTCTCTATGCTTATATGCTTTTTCCCGAATTATTTCCCGATACTTGTAAGCTGTGTTTCTAGCGTATTCTCTAAGTTTATATGCAATATCCGATGCAATACTTCTAATCTCTGATCCTTCTATATCCATAGCCCTTTCCATTTTATATGTCAGATTTTTGATGCGTGTTTCTTCGTCATAAGCCGTATTTACCATTTCGGTTTCCATATCATAAAGTTCATTCACTCGATCGGTTTCCGTATCATAATATTTATTGACATTTTCTGTTTCCCAGTTATACCACTCGTTTATAAGTTCTGTAGTTTCTTGTTCAAAAAATTCATTTAGTTCCTGTTCAGTTCTTACTGTGGAATATTTTCCCTCGCCCGCTTCTGCAACCTGCTTTAATTGCTGCTGTCCTTTATCGTTCACATCAAATCCAATGATATTGACAATTGCCTGCATATCAGATTGATTTAAACTCTTGGCAGCCTTTACGGGATTTCCACCACAAGTCTCCACCCCATCACTAACCACATAAATGATATTTTCTGTATTTTTACCTCTCTCGTTCTTTAAGTTCTTCTTTGCCAACTCCATAACACCTGCTAATGGCGTCCATCCAGCCGGTGAAAAGGAGTTTAATGCTTTTTTAAATGATTTCTTTTTATAAGAGTCAAGAGAATAAATTTCCTCGATACTATTACAGGAAAGCTTTTTATCACTATCAGACCCAGTACCTTTGTGGCCGTAAACTGTTAAAGAAATATTTGCAGATTTAGGAAGGTTACTTGCGAAAGTATTCACTGCTTCCTTTGCCAATTCCATCTTTGTTTTGCCATTAATCATTGCCCCCATACTTCCGCTCGCATCAAACAATATGGAAACATTCACCTTTGGCTGTTTTTTCTTTCCCGGTTTTTGCATTTCGCCGGGTTTTGAACTCGGATTTTTAAATGATGTGTCTACACTGTTGAAAAATTCATAATAAGAACGATAATCTTCCCCAACCAAAGATAGAATCTTATAATAATAGTCTTTAGCATCAAGATCTTTCGGAAGCTGTTGCATGATTTGAAGCACTTTTTCTTCATTATAATTATCTCCACTATATTTGGCGTCCTCTAAACTTATCTGCATCCTTTCCTCAACATTAGAAAAATGCAAATGCTTCAAATCTGACTTATCATATGAACTTTTTTCATCTGCCTTCTTCTTTTCATCATCAGCTTGCTCAGTCGTTTCTTTTTCCTTTTGATCCGTTTCTTGTTCGTTATCCGCTCCACATGCTGATAACCCCACTAACATAGATAACAGAAACACAACAAATAAGAACTTCTTCATCCAAATCTCTCCTTGTATTTTTTACCAAGTCATCATATCGATTGTTTCCAAGCAAACCGGAATAAGAAGCACAAGAACCGTCCCAGTAATTCACAACCCACGGCTACAAGTTTTCAACAACTACAACTATCATTCGGCATTTCGGTATCGGTAATTATACTTGTAATAAACCACACGTCTCTCAGTCTTAAATGTAGGTTGGCTCCAAATATTCCTCTTTTCATTCGTTTCCTCTGTTTTAACCATCTGGATTTCACCTGGTTCCAATTCCATTATGTTGGAATCAATGACCTTTAATTCTTCTTTATTTGCATCGAGTGCGTAGATCTGGAGCTGTACCTCTTTTGTGTTATCAAGATTATTCCTTACATAAAACACATTTTTATATTCTTCATCACAGTTCCTTCTTCTGAAACAATCACTTTCTGAGAGAACTTGAACTAATGATATTTCCTTATTTTCCGAGGAATTCTCCATTGCACTAATTGCATTATTTAATGTAACAGCATAGGAAATTTTGTTGCCCAATGGCATAAACCACAGAAAGAAGATTAATAACGTTCCAGCAAACACCCCGGAGAAAATCCATACTACTTTAGGATTATGTAATGTTTTTGATAAATTTTTTTGGCGTGCTATTACTGTCGTTATAATGTTGATAATCGCAATGATAACCCAAAGTGAACCAATTACTATCAATCCTATCATACTTGTAAAACCATTTTGGAAGAATGAAAGGTTATAAGCAAAAGAAAGATAGAAATTAACCACAACGCTAAGTATTAAAATCACAACAAACAGTATCAACGGACCCTTCCTATTAAACTTTTCCTTGTCACCTTTTTTGACGTCAATAAAGGACCATAAAATCCATATAAACGGTAGTAAATAAGCAACAATCACAATTCCCATATAAAACAAGTTTTCCACCTTCTTTTCAATCTGATCAGATAAAATATTAAATTCAACACCGTGTATACATGGGATCGGTTCTTTTGTTCCTTATGAACTCAGTTACTTTTAATGGCTATGGATTATGCAAATTGTATCCATGCTAAGTAGCGCAAGAACCGTCCCAATAATTCTACATCAATCAACGTCTAATCCTTCGCTTTCTTTTCCCTCATCTTATCAATTATATCACTGGCCTTCTGCTTCTCTTCTTCAATACGTTTTTCCAGCTTATCTTCTTTCTTCTCGTTGAATTTATCGATTTTTTCTTCTCTTGCTTCAATCATTTCCCTCACTTTATCTTCTTCCTCTTCAGATATCTTTTTCAAAGAGACCAGTTTCTCCATACCATCCAGCAACAGAGCATTTTCGTTCTGGATAATATCGCGAAAGTCAGCTGCAATTGCGTCCAGATCATCATTCATGTGAATGGCATCCCATGTCAAGTCAACACCTTCCATAGCACTCCACATGTTTAGTTCAGCAGTTTCCACCGCTTCCTGGATATTGTTCTGGGCAACCTCAAAAATATCTGTACCAGAATCAACATTCGTGAAAGATCCACCGCCAGCTTCCGCTACTTTTTTTAGTTGAGCCTGTGCTTTGTTCCCAACATCAAAACCGATAATATTAACGGCAGTCGCGATACCTGAATCATGCAGCTGTTTTGCCGCTTGTACCGGATTACCGCCGCACGTTTCTTCTCCATCACTGATAATATATACTACGTTCTTCACATTATCTCCTGAGTTTCCTTGCAAATCTTTCTTAGCTGCTTTAATAGATGCTGCCAATGGTGTCCATCCAGCAGGTTTAAATATCGATAGCGATTCACTGAATTTTTTCTTATCATATGTACTTAAAGGATAAACGACTTCCGTACTGCTGCAGGACATTTTCTTATCTTCCTGACTCCCGGTACCCTTATGCCCATAAACACGGAGCATTACTTTTGCATCTTTTGGAAGCTGAGAAACAAATTTTTTCAGTGATTTCTTGGCTGCTTTCATTTTCATCTCGCCACTCACATAAGCTCCCATACTGCCACTTGCATCCATTAATAAGGCAACATGAAGTTTCTTGTATTCCTCCTGCTTTTTAGAATCACTACTGCCTTCCGGTGCTCCATCGACCAGAAATGATGGATTAAAATTTTTGTATTTCTTCAAAGCCGGGCCATAATCTGCTGACAGATAATGAATTAAGTGATTATAGGCTTCATCGGCGGTCAGGTCTTTTGGTAACCTTTTCAGCGCACTAGACCATTTCTCCATGTTCTCTTCATCGGCTGAATAAAATTTCCCGGGACCTTCGTTTACCATTGCTTCCGGTTCGCTCGCTGCTTTTGGAGCTTTGGGCTCTTCCTTTTCTTCTTCTGCCTGATCGGACTGTTTATCTTTCTCCTTAGTAGCAGCCTGTTCATTGGTAGAGCATCCTGTTAACAAAAGTGTGACCAAAAGAAAGATGATTGTAAACAATATACTGATACGCTTCATTAATATCTCTCCTCTTAAAAAATAAAACTTTAATCTAAAGGCACTTTCAGAACGGCCTGTTGCTGATCGGCCCAATCTTCAATAAGATTTCCTGTCGTGTGCTGACCTTTCTTCCCGTATTGCTTCCATACATTTTCCCAACTGTATTCTGAAGGTTTAAATATAAACCGCAGCGTATAATTTTTTAGACTTTTTGATTGAGAAGGGTTCTCAATTTGTGCATGAAAAGTACCATCCGGGTTAACACGAATTTTGTCGCCGGAACCAGTCCTGGCACCTTCCGGACTAAGTATTGTTAGACTTAATTCACTACCCTCTATTAAATTACTCTTTCCATCTATAAATACAAGATTTTTATTATATGTAGCATCGGCTTCCATTCGAATTTTTGATCACCATAATCTTCAGGTTTTTTCCAATCTGGCTTTGTAATTTCTTTAGTAGCAGACTTGCTATTATTTAAAGGTAAAAAAACATTAGTACTGGCTTGTTTTCTGACCTCTTCTGAACTTTCATAAAGACGCACAAATGGACCTTTCAGATTTTTACCAAACTCCCTATATTTCTTTTTAATGGAATCAGATGTTGAATCTTCAGGACGAAACCTAATTTTTACATTTAGTCCATATTCGTACTCTTCCGGAATCTCAGTTTTATACACAAATGAACCATCCTGTCTGACCTTCCACGGTAAGATGATGGCTTTTATATGTTACAGACCCGTCAAATTGTACATTTAACGGTTCTTTCGCTTCTGTAGAATTATTATCTTTTTTACTTTCCTGCTCAGTCTCAGCTGACTCCCTGGATTCAGTGGACTCATTTGTTTTACCAGCATTCTCATTACCGCATCCGGACAAAATAAATAATAATGTTATAATTGCAACTGTTAAATACCAGATTTTTTTCAAAAGATATACCTCCATTTTCGTTCCGCATCATTATGACACACCATATTCAGCAAAAATTATATGGTATCTGCCTTCATAGAATTACTGGCCTTCCACGTTTTTCAGTATTTTAAGCCATTCTTCCCTTTGCTCATCATTCATTGAACTTCACCCTTAATAACCAATGCTTCTCATTCCAATATGTATACCTTCTTCATAAAAGAAAAGGGAAAATGCTATAAACCATTTTCCCTTGTTCAATTTATGATGATGTTTTACCGTATTTTTCTTGGATTTGACTTATATGATTAGTTCGCATAACAGGTAATGCCGTTCCAACTACAAGAGCGGTTAATGGAAATCCTGCCGTACCTGACAACCATTCAAATACGGTAACTGGAACAAAGATGGCATAGATAAAAATCATCAATATCATGTAGAACCTCCGCCACTTCTTTTCAGATTTGGACAATAATTACACTCTCCTTTATCAGAAATATTTAGTTACTTTCTGTTTCAAGTTCTATATTATATTCCTCAACTAAACCCAAGAACTTCTCATCTGCTTTCTTTCCTAAATTTATAGCCTCTTTTAATTGTTTATTGGCTTTATCAACCAGTTCCTTTGCCTTTTTCTGACTAATACCTTCTCCCATTTTCTTAACTGCTTCGAATTTCATCTTTATACCCTTTTCCCATTTCTTAAATTGATCCAATCGCATTTGATGCAATTCCTTGACAACATCAGTTTTAGGTTCTTGCGACTTCATGTACTCTGTAATTTCCTGAACGATTGGCATTGCCTTTTCCTTCTGCATCTGATATGCAGCTTGAGGGTTTGCTTCTTGTAAGGATTGTTTAATAATTTTATCCAATTCTTTCCCTTTGTGATTCACATTTTTAAGATAGCTGTTATGATACTCAACAATTTCTTTCGCCTGATCAGAAGCACATGCAGTGAGCAGCATGACTAGTGACAAGCCAATAAAGAATAAAACTTTTTTCATTCGCATTTATGATTCTCCCTCTATTAATTAAGTGGAATTGTATTACTATAATTCCAAACCTCATCCAGAAAATCTATTTTAGGACCGGCCGACTCCTGATAGACATTCTCCTTAATGCCTTCCATATATTCATCAAATGAGATACCTTCCATTTCATTAGCTGCTCTTACATAAAATTGGTTATTACGAATATATAAAACCGCGCCTTCCAATTTTCCACCATTATCTGTAATTGTTTCCTTCACTTCATTGATTACTTTTTGTTCGATATTCTTATTCCGGAGCAGTTCATGTAATTTCTGCCTGACAACTTCCTTATTTAACTCCTCTGTTAATACTTGATCAAATGCTTCAACCTCAATTTCATTCCGGGACCAGTCACTATATCCTCCGCTGTTTGCCAGTACAGTTGCCCTATCATCCACATCTTCTTCAATATTTTTGAAGAAGGCTTGAAGTGCGCCTTCTAAGGTATCATGTTCATAATCATAAATAACTTTCCGAACCTCTTCATAAAGCACACTTGATCCAGATAAACTTGCCTGCTGAACTGTTGTTGCTGAATCCTCTTTTGTGGCAAGTGCAGCCCCTAAATTTAATACAAAAACAAGCAGAATCATAATGATGCTCAACATACCAAGGACAAAAAGAGCAATATTTCCATCTTCGTTCCTGATAGATTTCCACATCATTCAATCACCCTGCCATAGGCTGTCGTTGAATATGGAACAGAAGGCAATGGATAACCAAAAATTTCTTCAGGTAAAAAGAGGAGATGAATATTAACACTTACATTGGCGGAAAATTCCTTATTTCCTAAACCGGATCCAGAAATAGATGTTGTCTGAAGATAACTGCCGGTAGATGATAATATTTCGCTGGCAGCATCACTCGCCTCTGCAGGGTTTTTTGTCACGGAATACACCGTAGCATATTCATTTGCAGCGGACTGCGTAACGAGTACAGCATTGATACCAACAACAAATTGGACAATAATCATTAGCAACATCAGAGCCAAGGGTACAATCCCCAGGAACTCAATTGTAGCTGATCCATCTTCACTTTTAACTTTTTCTTTCCACCATTTAAGCATCTTAAACTCTCCTACCCTTTTATATTGACAGCATCTATAATTTCGGATGTCGAATATCCTTTTTCATGGAATTAATACGCTTTTTTTGTCCCGTATAAAAATATTCCCATACAGCTTCCTTGTGTTCGTTTTTTGTCATATTTTCCAAACCTTCAACGTAAGTTACGCTATTAATTTCTTTTGCCAATTTCCGTTCGCCTCTCGCAAACTCTTTTATATATTGATTAGTTTCAAAGTTGGATGAATTTTTTATAGAATCATTACTTTTTCGAATTTGTTCCGCTTTTTCAAATAAGTTTATTGCATCCTGATTAATTAACAACTGCTTATATTGTATATAATCCATTTCCAGAAATACTTCTTTAGTATAATCGATATCTTCAGGTAAAAATCCGAAACCTTTTTCTTCCTTCTCTTTATAATAATCCATATATTCATTCATAAGATTGATATGTTTTTCTTGAAGTTCTATCTGAGTATTTAATGCTTCCAAGCAAGAATGATAGATTTGCTGTTCATTTTCAGATAGCGATGCGTTATCAAGAACACTGCTAAAAAAATCCCTTGTTGTATAAAATGCTTTCATATTAATGTTTTTACGCTGTCCACCATAATTTATAATATTCGAGGATAAAACCAACAAAAACAGCATCGATTCTAATGCATTGTTATACTCTTCTATAGTGGAATTTGAATTAGTTGATAAAAGTACCATTGTTGTTTTGTTGGTTATCCTCTTTTGATAATAAACGAGATAAAATTCATCTCCATTTACATGAAGGTGATGTGGATTAAATTTAATTTTCTCGAATAACCTCTTATATTTTCTGGCTTTAACTTCTAATTCGTTCATTCTGAGCATCATCCCCACATTATATTACTAAATGTAACTGTCTAACCTTTAAAACCATCCTGTTACTGTATCCCAAGCACTTGATGCTACATTTTTAATAGCATTTCCGGCCTTTTTAGCAAGATGTTTTCCGGTATCCCACAAATTACCCTTCCAATTATCCGCAAATAATTTAACACCTTTGGATACCACCCAAATGCCAGCACCAACTGCTACCATACCGGCACCGATTGCCTGACCGCCTGGTATGGCTGAAGTCACAACTCCAGCGTTCATCAAAGTGTTTCCTAAACTCGCCGTTGCATCAGCTACAGCAGACGTTTTTTCCGCTCCGGAGGCATCACTTGTTAAAACATCATACGCCTTAGCACCTTTGTATCCAGTTTCGAACGCGGAAACTCCAGTACCTACAACTGCTGCAGCAACATTCAATTTCGATAATGCCCCGACAGGAGCTGCAGGCGGGGTAAAATTATCTGCAACATTTGCAGCATCACGCAAACTATCTGCTGTATTAGCGACATCCTGTGCGTTATCTGCCATCGTAGCAAATTTACGTGCAGTTCGGAAATCCTGGACACCCTTAACACCATCAGCCACATGTGTATATGTATCGTACATACTGTTTATAGCATTATTTCCAACTCCAAGTTTAACCCCGTTCATAAGTAAATTGGAATAAAATCTGCCACCATAATTAAATTTAGGATTATAACCAAGATCTTTTAAATTTTGATAGGTTTGAAAATCGCCAATTAACTTTGCCTGACCCATCACCACATCGTTTAAAATATACTTGCCAACGTTATATTCCTGTGGAAGTTTTGGGTATTCTTCAAGTCCAATATCATTATTAGTTCCATTACCGTTAGTGCCGCTTCCGTTTGTTCCATTTCCTTCCGTTCCATTGCCGTTGGTGCCGTTTCCGCTCGTTCCATTCCCTTCTGTTCCATTGCCGTTGGTGCCGTCTCCATTCGTTCCATTTCCTGCTGTTCCATTGCCATTGGTGCCGTTTCCGTTCGTTCCATTCCCTTCCCAACTTTTACCTTCCCATGGGTTCCCTGACCACAGTAAGCTGTCTCCATCCCAGGAGTTTCCTTCCCAAGAATCACCTGACCATGTATTACCAGACCATTTTAAATTATTACCATCCCAAGAATTTCCTTCCCAAGGATTACCTTCCCAGGTATTTCCCTCCCATGGTCCAACAGCATAAGAAAGAGGAGTAAGTACAGGTTGAAAGATAACAAAAATTATCGCCAATGAAACTAATACTTTTTTAATCAATCCGCTCATAATCTTCCCTCATTTCCAGAATGAATAATTGCACTCAGATGAATACGTACATTCAACTGTTTTCAGAAACATTAACATCTAAAATTTCCAACGACGCTCGCCACTTAATTATATAAGATGTTGTAAGTATAACGATGAAAGGAAAGATAAGAATATTCAATGTCATTTGAGTAATCATCTGTGCTGCAAAAGAAGAAGTAATATTAAACAGCTGATAGGTTATGAAAATACCAATTAATAGCTCAGCAGTTCCGGTTATAATGAGTATCAGTAAAATCTTAAATAAGTTCTTTTTGCCAATACGAAAACCTTCTTTATAAGATTTCCATACTGACTTATTATCAAATACACTTATGTAAGGAACTGGAAAGAATAATGACAAAATAATTAAACCTGGTATTAGAAATAACATAAACCCTATAGTAGTGAGAGTAGATATAATACAAGCAAATACAAAAACGGTAAATCCTTTAGTTAAAAAGCTAAATATAGACTGGCGTAAGTTATTTTCAACACCCTTATATTCGTTATATACAAACTGAATATAAGGAACCTGCGCATATAAGAAAAACAGTAATGTTAATAGCCCATAATAGATGTCCGCAAAGGAATAAACATTAGAGTAACTTGGGGTTATAGCATATATGTAGTTTGTTATAAATGAATGCAGCATGAGTAAAGGCAAGGTTGTAGTTAACATTAAAACAAGTATTTTTTCAAATTTACCTGTATAGACTTCCCATGCATTGATTAATGGTTTTTCCATGGTATTCTCCTTGTCGGCTTTTAATTAAGTTATATAAAAACAGCAATTATAACCTACTTTGGATAACGCATTCTTTTTCTGGAAGAAGCATTTGTCTCAGCCAAGTTTCTATAAAAGT is a window of Virgibacillus ihumii DNA encoding:
- a CDS encoding SAV0927 family protein, whose protein sequence is MDEKFNILKDETHTKEVRYINFKGDLQRYDFVLIKHEDDPAKHIIIYLQKNRFAFLGLEDLDKEGEIEHFFHETEMEADEIREFLRGVL
- a CDS encoding VWA domain-containing protein; the protein is MKKFLFVVFLLSMLVGLSACGADNEQETDQKEKETTEQADDEKKKADEKSSYDKSDLKHLHFSNVEERMQISLEDAKYSGDNYNEEKVLQIMQQLPKDLDAKDYYYKILSLVGEDYRSYYEFFNSVDTSFKNPSSKPGEMQKPGKKKQPKVNVSILFDASGSMGAMINGKTKMELAKEAVNTFASNLPKSANISLTVYGHKGTGSDSDKKLSCNSIEEIYSLDSYKKKSFKKALNSFSPAGWTPLAGVMELAKKNLKNERGKNTENIIYVVSDGVETCGGNPVKAAKSLNQSDMQAIVNIIGFDVNDKGQQQLKQVAEAGEGKYSTVRTEQELNEFFEQETTELINEWYNWETENVNKYYDTETDRVNELYDMETEMVNTAYDEETRIKNLTYKMERAMDIEGSEIRSIASDIAYKLREYARNTAYKYREIIREKAYKHRENVRDKAYDEREDLRDND
- a CDS encoding vWA domain-containing protein, translated to MKRISILFTIIFLLVTLLLTGCSTNEQAATKEKDKQSDQAEEEKEEPKAPKAASEPEAMVNEGPGKFYSADEENMEKWSSALKRLPKDLTADEAYNHLIHYLSADYGPALKKYKNFNPSFLVDGAPEGSSDSKKQEEYKKLHVALLMDASGSMGAYVSGEMKMKAAKKSLKKFVSQLPKDAKVMLRVYGHKGTGSQEDKKMSCSSTEVVYPLSTYDKKKFSESLSIFKPAGWTPLAASIKAAKKDLQGNSGDNVKNVVYIISDGEETCGGNPVQAAKQLHDSGIATAVNIIGFDVGNKAQAQLKKVAEAGGGSFTNVDSGTDIFEVAQNNIQEAVETAELNMWSAMEGVDLTWDAIHMNDDLDAIAADFRDIIQNENALLLDGMEKLVSLKKISEEEEDKVREMIEAREEKIDKFNEKKEDKLEKRIEEEKQKASDIIDKMREKKAKD
- a CDS encoding Tad domain-containing protein, with protein sequence MMWKSIRNEDGNIALFVLGMLSIIMILLVFVLNLGAALATKEDSATTVQQASLSGSSVLYEEVRKVIYDYEHDTLEGALQAFFKNIEEDVDDRATVLANSGGYSDWSRNEIEVEAFDQVLTEELNKEVVRQKLHELLRNKNIEQKVINEVKETITDNGGKLEGAVLYIRNNQFYVRAANEMEGISFDEYMEGIKENVYQESAGPKIDFLDEVWNYSNTIPLN
- a CDS encoding TadE/TadG family type IV pilus assembly protein produces the protein MLKWWKEKVKSEDGSATIEFLGIVPLALMLLMIIVQFVVGINAVLVTQSAANEYATVYSVTKNPAEASDAASEILSSTGSYLQTTSISGSGLGNKEFSANVSVNIHLLFLPEEIFGYPLPSVPYSTTAYGRVIE